The genomic segment CCCCACCGATGCGGGCGCCGAAGTGGAACGACGCGCCGGTGGTGCCCAGCACATCACCGGCGCCGACGGACTGCCCGGCGCGAACCGCCACGCCGGCCAGGAAGGAATAGCTGGTGCGCACCCCGTCGGCGTGCGCCACCGTCACGTGCCGGCCGGATCCGACCTGACCCGCGAAGGTCACGATGCCCGCCGCGGCCGCTCGCACGGCGCTTCCGGGGCGGGTGGCGTACTCCAGGCCCCTGTTCCCGGGCGCACCGGGGTGCGCCGGCGGGCGGAAGGGGTCGACGACGTACCCGTCGGTGGGCGGGGCGTAGAACACGACCGGGACGGCCCGCGGCGGGACGGTCTGAGCGCTCGCGGATCCGGTGGCTGCCGGCAGAGTCAGCGCCGCCGCGATGAGCGCTGAGGTGGCGAGCGCCCGGGGGATCAGCCGCGCGGGTGCGCCGTCTCGATCACCGAACGCAGCCGCCGGCGGCTGACGTGGGTGTACACCTGCGTCGTACCGAGACTCTCGTGCCCGAGCAGTTCCTGCACCGAGCGCAGATCGGCGCCGCCGTCGAGGAGGTGCGTGGCGAACGTGTGCCGCAGGGCGTGCGGGTGCGTCGGCTCGGCGGACCGGCGATCCATGATGCGCCGCACGTCGCGAGGGCCGAGCGGTCGGCCCCGCAGGTTCAGGAACAGGGGACCGTCGTCGCCGGTGGCCGCCACCGCTCCGGTCGCCTCCCCCGTCTGCGCGGCGGCCGCCTGCGCCTCCCGGAATCGCTGCACGGCGCGCACCGCCGGGGCCGACAGCGGCAGCAGCCGCTGCTTGCCGCCCTTGCCCGTGACCCGCACCCTGGACCGCGCCAGGTCCAGATCCGCCGGGCGCAGAGCGCACAGTTCGGCCACGCGCAGGCCGCTGCCGTACAGCAACTCCAGCACGGCGTCGTCGCGCAGCCGCCGGAGCGGATGGTCGCCGGCGGCGGCGGGGCTCCGACCGGCCAGGAGCGATTCCACCGAGCGCTCCGTGAGCACGTCGGGGAGCCGGGCGGCTCCCGCCGGGGTGGACAGCCCGAGAGAGGGGTCGCCGGCGCAGCGACCGGTCCGGGCGGACCAACCGAAGTAGCGCCGCAGCACCGAGGCCTTCCGCGCCACGGTGCGCGCCGCGTAGCCCTGGCGGGTCAGGGCGGCGAGGTAGCGATGCAGGTCCTTGCGACCGACGGCCTCGGGGCCGTCCAGCGAGCGCGCCTCCGCCCAGTCCACGAAGGCGTTCAGATCCCGCCGGTACACGGCGACCGACGACGGGGCGAGGCGCACCAGCGAGGCGCAGAACGCGTCGGACGCCCACACCGGCATGCTCCGAGGCTACCAACGGGACCTGCCGCACCGGGGGAATGGCCCTGGCGGCGCCGGGGCCTCATCCCGCCCGGCCGGCGGCGACCGGGGCCTCGCCGCTTCGCTCGTACCAGAGCCCGCGCCGCGCCAGCAGGCCCGAGGCGCTGAGGTTCTCGAGGTGCCACGCCAACTCTCCCAAGTCGAGGCCGGTACGCGACGCCAGCATTTCCAGGGTGGCCGGCATCCAGTCGAAGGCGTCGAGGATTGCGACCGCGCCGGCGTCGCTGACCGGCGCGGAGCCGGCAGGGTCTGCGGGAACATCCTGCAGCGGCAGCGTGGTCCGGGAGATGTCCAGCAGTACCAGCAGGTCCTCGACGTCGCAGAGCACGCCGGCCCCCTCGGCGATGAGCCGGTTCGTCCCGGCCGAGGCGGGGCTGCGGATGGGTCCCGGTACCGCCGCCACCGCCCGGGAGCGCTGCGCCGCCTCGGTGGCGGTCAGCAGGGCGCCGCCGTCGACGTGCGATTCGACGACGACGCAGGCGTCACTCAGGGCGGCCATGATCCGGTTGCGAGCCGGGAACCGCCAGCGCTCGGGCGCCGTCCCCAGCGGCGCCTCGGACAGCAGCAGCCCTCGCTGGGCCACGATCCGCCACAGCACCGCGTTCTCGCGGGGGTAGATGCGATCCAGCCCGCTGCCCACAACCCCCACCGGCGGCACACCGTCGGCGGCGAGCGCGCCCGCGTGCGCGGCCGCGTCGATGCCCACGGCCAGCCCCGAGATCACCGCAACACCGTGCGCCGCTGCGGCCTTGCCGAGGTCGAACGCCGCATCGGCGCCGTAACGGGTGCACCGGCGGGTGCCGACGATGGTCACCGTGGGGTGTTCCAGGAGTTCCAACTCCCCCTGGCTGAACAGCACCGCCGGCGGTTCGGGATCACCCCCGAGGCGTTCGGGATAGCCGGCGGCGCCGCGGCGCCTCACGGTGACCCCCGCAGTGCTGTGGCGCAGGTGAATCTGGGCGGGATCGGCCCTGCGAGCGTCGCTGACCCAGCGCCTGCCGACCTGCTCGCCCACTCGCGCCACGCCTGTCACCTCGGCGAGGCTGCCAGCCACCAGGACCTCCCAAGCCTCTTCTGGCCCCCAGCGCCCCAGCAGCCGCTCGAGGCGCGCCGGACCCATGCCGGCCAGGCTCGAGAGCGCAGCCAGGTAGGCCTCGCTGCCGAGGGCCTCCCCCTCGCCGGTCGCAGATTCACCAGTGGGTACTTCCCCCGGCCCGGCACCCACCTCGGGGGTCTCGGCGAGCCGCTCGCCCACCGCCCCGGCGGATCCCGGAGACGCCGACCCCTCAGGCCACATAGCTGCCCGCGTACGAGCGGTCCAGGTGCACCGGGTTGCTCCGCAGTTGCAGCGCCAGAGCAAGCTCGGCGCCCCGCAGCGGCGGTTCCCGACCTTCCAGGTCGGAGATCGTCAACCCCACACACCGGATGCGCTGCAGGCCCCGGGCACTCAACTGACCTGACGCCACCGCCCGCTCGGCCAGCGCGGCAGCCTCGGGACTGAGCGGCGCCTCCCGCTCCAGGACCCGCGAGCCGAGCATGCTGTTGTAGCGCACCCCGCGACGCGCCGCCCGCCGGCGGGCCGCCAGCACCCGCTTGCGCACCACCGCCGAGGGTTCCCCCGGTGCGCCCCTGAACAGCTCGTCCGCGGAGGGGCGCTGCACGAAGAGCCGCATGTCGAAGCGATCAAGCAAGGGCCCCGAGAGGCGCCGGGCGTACCTCACGCGGGCCCCGTCGCCGCAGCGACAGTGGCCCGGGCCGCCGGCGTTGCCGCACGGGCAGGGATTCATGGATCCCACCAGCACGAACTCGGCGGGGAAGCTGATCGAGCCGGCTGCCCGGCTCACCCTGATCACCCCCTCCTCCAGCGGCTGGCGCAGGGCGTCCAGCACCACGGGAGAGAACTCTCCCAACTCGTCCAGGAACAGCACGCCGCCGTGGGCGGCGCTGATCTCCCCGGGCCGCAGCGCTCTCGACCCGCCACCCACGAGGGCCACCATGGTGGCGCTGTGGTGCGGCGCCCGGAACGGCGGCCGGGTGATGAGCGCGCTGGTGGGCACCCCGAAGTCGCCGGCGGAATAGATGCGGGTGACGACCCTGGCGGCCTCGTTGTCCAGCGGCGGCAACAGACCGGGGAGACGCCGGGCAAGCATGGTCTTTCCGGCACCCGGGGGGCCGACCATGAGAAGGTGATGCCCCCCGGCGGCGGCGATCTCCAGCGCCCGGCGCCCGAAGGGCTGGCCGCGCACGTCCCGCAGATCCTCGGTCACCTCCGCTTTCGCGGCCGGCGGCGCCGGCGGCGGCAGGCCGAACGGCACCTCACCCCGGAGGCACCGCACCAACTCCTTGAGGTTGGTGGCGCAGCGGACCTCCCGATCACCACCGAGCCGGGCCTCGGCAGAAGCGTCCTCGGCCACCACCACGCCGGACGTCTCGACCGCCTCGACCAGGCTCAGAGTCCCCGGCACCCGCCGGAGCGCCCCGTCGAGGCCCAGTTCGGCGACGAAGGCGAACGCCTTGGTCTCTTCCTCCGAGAGCACCCCTTCGGCCACCAGCACCGCCACCGCGATCGCAAGGTCCAGCCCGGACCCCTCCTTGCGCACGCCGCCCGGCGCCAGG from the bacterium genome contains:
- a CDS encoding M23 family metallopeptidase, with the protein product MFYAPPTDGYVVDPFRPPAHPGAPGNRGLEYATRPGSAVRAAAAGIVTFAGQVGSGRHVTVAHADGVRTSYSFLAGVAVRAGQSVGAGDVLGTTGASFHFGARIGGAYVDPAVLLGIGGRARLVPMADRRVTGWFRAGGPPWRRTARGLGEPAHR
- a CDS encoding tyrosine-type recombinase/integrase; protein product: MPVWASDAFCASLVRLAPSSVAVYRRDLNAFVDWAEARSLDGPEAVGRKDLHRYLAALTRQGYAARTVARKASVLRRYFGWSARTGRCAGDPSLGLSTPAGAARLPDVLTERSVESLLAGRSPAAAGDHPLRRLRDDAVLELLYGSGLRVAELCALRPADLDLARSRVRVTGKGGKQRLLPLSAPAVRAVQRFREAQAAAAQTGEATGAVAATGDDGPLFLNLRGRPLGPRDVRRIMDRRSAEPTHPHALRHTFATHLLDGGADLRSVQELLGHESLGTTQVYTHVSRRRLRSVIETAHPRG
- the dprA gene encoding DNA-processing protein DprA, giving the protein MGERLAETPEVGAGPGEVPTGESATGEGEALGSEAYLAALSSLAGMGPARLERLLGRWGPEEAWEVLVAGSLAEVTGVARVGEQVGRRWVSDARRADPAQIHLRHSTAGVTVRRRGAAGYPERLGGDPEPPAVLFSQGELELLEHPTVTIVGTRRCTRYGADAAFDLGKAAAAHGVAVISGLAVGIDAAAHAGALAADGVPPVGVVGSGLDRIYPRENAVLWRIVAQRGLLLSEAPLGTAPERWRFPARNRIMAALSDACVVVESHVDGGALLTATEAAQRSRAVAAVPGPIRSPASAGTNRLIAEGAGVLCDVEDLLVLLDISRTTLPLQDVPADPAGSAPVSDAGAVAILDAFDWMPATLEMLASRTGLDLGELAWHLENLSASGLLARRGLWYERSGEAPVAAGRAG
- a CDS encoding YifB family Mg chelatase-like AAA ATPase: MTARISSAVLQGVIGQAVYVEVHASSGLPAFTIVGLPDASCREARDRVRAAVLSSGFKWPDGRVTVNLAPGGVRKEGSGLDLAIAVAVLVAEGVLSEEETKAFAFVAELGLDGALRRVPGTLSLVEAVETSGVVVAEDASAEARLGGDREVRCATNLKELVRCLRGEVPFGLPPPAPPAAKAEVTEDLRDVRGQPFGRRALEIAAAGGHHLLMVGPPGAGKTMLARRLPGLLPPLDNEAARVVTRIYSAGDFGVPTSALITRPPFRAPHHSATMVALVGGGSRALRPGEISAAHGGVLFLDELGEFSPVVLDALRQPLEEGVIRVSRAAGSISFPAEFVLVGSMNPCPCGNAGGPGHCRCGDGARVRYARRLSGPLLDRFDMRLFVQRPSADELFRGAPGEPSAVVRKRVLAARRRAARRGVRYNSMLGSRVLEREAPLSPEAAALAERAVASGQLSARGLQRIRCVGLTISDLEGREPPLRGAELALALQLRSNPVHLDRSYAGSYVA